In the Deltaproteobacteria bacterium genome, GCGCGGTGGGGAGAAGGCGCGCTACACGGCCAACGTCATCGTGTCGTCGTGCGGCGCGATCAACTCGGCGGCGTTGCTGTTGCGCTCGGCCAACGACCAACACCCGCACGGCCTGGCCAACGGCTCCGATCAGGTCGGCCGCAACTACATGTGCCACGTCAACTCGATGTACTTGGCGGTGTCGCGGGATCGCAACCCGACGCGCTTCAACAAAACCTTCGGCCTGAACGACTTCTACTACGGCGACAAAGAGTTCCCACATCCAATGGGCCACATCTCAATGCTAGGGAACGCCGACGCCAACATCCTGCGCCTCGGCGCGCCGCGCATTGCGCCCAACATGACGCTGGAGATCATGGCGGAGCACACGCTGCCGTTCTGGATGACGACGGAAGATCTGCCCGACTCCCACAACCGCGTGACCTTGACCGAGAACGGCCGCATACGGCTGTCGTACGCCCCGAACAACGAAGAGGCGCACAAGCAGTTGCAGGCGCGCATGAAGGGCATCCTCAAAGAGATCGGCTGTCACGATCACTGGGTGCCGCTCAACGCATACATCCCCGGCCGCATCCCACTCGCCGGCGTGGCGCATCAGAACGGCACGTGCCGCTTCGGCCGCGATCCCAAGACCTCGGTGCTCGACGCGAACTGCAAGGCGCACGAACTCGACAATCTCTACGTCGTCGACGGCGGCTTCTTCCCATCGAGCGGCGCGGTGAATCCCGCGCTAACCATCATGGCCAACGCGCTGCGAGTCGGCGATCACTTGCTCGAGCGATTGAAATAGCAACCGCGGCTCCCGTTTCAAACTTGGGTCCCTTTCTCGCGAGCACGCCCTTCGAGACGCCGCCAAAAGGAAGGCGGCTCCTCAGGGCGAGCGGTTGTACTATTGCCTTCAAACTTTCCGTTCGCCCTGAGGAGGCCCCATCTTTTCGGGGCCGTCTCGAAGGACCTGCTCGCTGTCTAACTACACTCTCCACGGAGGAAGGTCAGGATGAAGGCCCTTCCACGCGGAGATGAAATGGTCACGGGTAGCAACCGGCCTGTCCTTGCGTGAGCGCATGATCGGTGAAAGTTTAGATTCGAGGAAAAGACCGATGCGCAAACTAGACTACGCGATGTACGACGCGGACAATCATTACTACGAGCCCGACGACTGCTTCACCCGCCACATCGAGGAGCGCTACAAGAAGCGAACCGTGTGGGTCGACCGGGCGAACAACGGCCGCATGTACGTGGGCAGCGAACGCTGCCATTTCTTCAGCGTTGGAGTTGGCGACAGCGTGGGGCCGCCGGGGATTATGAAGGAATTCCTGCGTGGGGTGGACGACGCAGGGGGCAGCCCCAGCCTGAGCCCGATCAATGCGCTGCAGGTTCGGGAGTTCGTCGATCGCGCCGCTCGTCTCGCCAAGATGGACGAACAGCACGTCGAGGCGTGCTTGATGCTCCCGACCGCCGGAGTCGGCGTCGAGCCGCAATTGCGCACGCCGCAACACCGCGAGGTGTTGTACCCTACCCTGCGCGCGTTCAACCGCTGGCTCGAAGAAGACTGGGGCTACGGCGCCGACGGTCGCATCTTCGGTGCGCCGATCAATTCGATGGTCGATCTGGACGAAGCGATCCGAGAACTCGACCGGTTGCTCGCCAAAAGCGCGCGCTTCATGATCGTGACGGCGGGCCCCATCGAGGGGCGGTCGCCGGGTGATCCGTGCTTCGATCCATTTTGGGCGCGCTGCGAGGAGTCGGGCATCAACGTCGTCTACCACATTGGCCGCACCCCATTCAGCGAGATCTACAACACGCCGTGGGGGCTCAGGCCGCATCCGCCGTCGCATCGCCACTCGCTAATGGAGTACGTGCTGTCGTTCACCGATCGGCCGGTGGCCGACACGATGACCGCGCTGATCGCCGAC is a window encoding:
- a CDS encoding GMC family oxidoreductase, producing the protein MAGDTHYDVIIIGSGAGGGTLAYKLAPSGKRILLLERGSYVPREKENWDSHAVNVEARYHIKEPWFDKDDKEFHAGAHYFVGGNTKFYGAALIRLREKDFGEVRHHGGVSPAWPIRYQDLEAYYTTTEHLYQVHGQRGTDPVEPPASAPYEHPPLSHEPRIKQLVEDMTRLGHRPFPMPVGIMLDEKNPQKSKCIRCNTCDGYPCLVNAKADAQVICVDPALAYPNVTLLTDAYVARLETSASGREITAVHVERGGEKARYTANVIVSSCGAINSAALLLRSANDQHPHGLANGSDQVGRNYMCHVNSMYLAVSRDRNPTRFNKTFGLNDFYYGDKEFPHPMGHISMLGNADANILRLGAPRIAPNMTLEIMAEHTLPFWMTTEDLPDSHNRVTLTENGRIRLSYAPNNEEAHKQLQARMKGILKEIGCHDHWVPLNAYIPGRIPLAGVAHQNGTCRFGRDPKTSVLDANCKAHELDNLYVVDGGFFPSSGAVNPALTIMANALRVGDHLLERLK
- a CDS encoding amidohydrolase; translated protein: MRKLDYAMYDADNHYYEPDDCFTRHIEERYKKRTVWVDRANNGRMYVGSERCHFFSVGVGDSVGPPGIMKEFLRGVDDAGGSPSLSPINALQVREFVDRAARLAKMDEQHVEACLMLPTAGVGVEPQLRTPQHREVLYPTLRAFNRWLEEDWGYGADGRIFGAPINSMVDLDEAIRELDRLLAKSARFMIVTAGPIEGRSPGDPCFDPFWARCEESGINVVYHIGRTPFSEIYNTPWGLRPHPPSHRHSLMEYVLSFTDRPVADTMTALIADNVFGRFPRLKVLSVEYGSSWVAPLLTKLDHIARLYSKDMWRFGAPPMKPSDMFRQNVWVAPFFEDDIAQLAEAIGVEHVLHGSDYPHPEGLLWPAEFAEELTELSDDAVRKIMRENLRALVA